The DNA segment TCCGTTGGCTGGTGCTGGCCGGGTTGGCCTATAACTTCGCGACTTATGCGTGCAACTCGTTCATGGTGCCGATGCTGCAGCGCTACTTTCAGGTGTCCTTGCAGGAAGCAGCGGTCGCGACCGGTGTGATCGTCGGTGTGACCGGCTTGATCGGCCTGACCCTGGGCGGCGTAGTGGCCGACAAATTACATGAGCGCTCGCTCAACGGTCGGTTGTTGTTCGCCGCATTCAGCATGCTGGTGGCAACGCTGGCCACTGCCTATGCCTTGCATGCCGGGCTGGTGGCGATCAGCCTGTTCGTGGCGGTGTTCAGCCTGGGCTGGCTGTTTGCCTATAACTTCTATACCTGTGTCTACCCGGCGATTCAGGACGTGGTCGAGCCGCGCTTGCGCGCAACGGCCATGGCGGTGTTCTTTGCCGGGTTGTATTTGCTGGGTGGTGGCCTGGGGCCGGTGGTGGTGGGGCTGCTGTCCGATCATTTTGCCCAGCAGGCAATGCTCGCCGCAGGCGCAGGCGAAATGACCGAAGTGTTCAAGGCTGTAGGGCTGCACGGGGCCATGTACCTGATCCCGGTGGCGTTGCTGGCGACCCTGATCTTTCTGCTGTTGGCCACTGGCAGCTTTGGCCGGGATGCCGAAGCGATGAAGGTGCGGATGCAGGCGGGGTTATAGAGCTGTTGTTGGTGTTCGCGGCTCAAGCCGCTCCTACAGAGCGTAGGAGCGGCTTCAGCCGCGAAGATGCAGCGTCGATCAACCCGCTACCAGCACCCGAATCGACTCCAGGCGCAGCGCGGCTTTATCCAGCATCGCCAGGCCTTTCTCGCGTAAATCGCGCAAGGCTTCCAGCTCACTCTCGCGCACGGTCGGGTTGACTGCGCGCAGGGCGGTCAGGCGCGCCAGCTCTTCATCGGTGTCGGCAGCCAGACGGCGTTGTGCCTCGGCGACCCGCTCGGCGTGGCGCGGTGCGACCTTGGCTTCGCCGGAGTTGATCTTCGGCGTCAGCACATCGCGCTGGGCCTGGATGAACTTGTTGGCACTGGCCTTGGGTACGCTTTCGAGCTGATCGTTGAGGGTGTTGAACGACACCCGGCCCGACAGGTCGTTGCCGTTGCCGTCCAGCAGGCAGCGCAAGGCGGCCGGTGGCAGGTAGCGGCCCAGTTGCAGGGCGCGCGGGGCGACCACTTCGCTGACGTAGATCAGTTCCAGCAGCACAGTGCCGGGCTTGAGCGCCTTGTTCTTGATCAGGGCCACTGCGGTGTTGCCCATTGAACCGGACAGCACAAGGTCCATGCCGCCCTGCACCATGGGGTGTTCCCAGGTGATGAACTGCATGTCTTCGCGGCTCAGCGCCTGATTGCGGTCATAGGTGATGGTCACGCCTTCGTCGTCGCCAAGCGGGAAGCTGGCATCGAGCATCTTCTCGCTGGGCCTGAGGATCAGGGCGTTCTCTGAATGGTCCTCGCTGTCGATACCAAAGGCATTGAACAGGGTTTCCATATAAATAGGCAGGGTGAACTGATCGTCCTGCTCCAGGATCGCCTCGACCAGCGCCTCACCTTCGCCGGCACCGCCGGAGTTGAGTTCCAGCAGTCGGTCACGGCCGCTATGCAGCTCGCCTTCGAGGCGCTCACGCTCGGTGCGCGCCTCGTCGATCAGGGCTTGCCATTGATCGTCGTCGCCGCCTTCGAGTTGCGCCAGCAGGCGCGGGCCGAACTGGTGCTGCAAGGCGTTGCCGGTCGGGCAGGTATTGAGGAAGGCATTGAGTGCTTCGTGATACCACTGGAACAGCCGCGCCTGCGGGCTGGTTTCCAGATAGGGCACGTGCAGTTCGATGGTGTGCTTCTGGCCGATCCGGTCCAGACGGCCGATGCGCTGCTCCAGCAGGTCCGGGTGCGAGGGCAGGTCGAACAGCACCAGGTGGTGAGCGAACTGGAAGTTGCGACCCTCACTGCCGATTTCCGAACAGATCAGCACCTGGGCGCCGAACTCTTCATCGGCGAAGTAAGCCGCGGCGCGGTCACGCTCCAGGATGTTCATGCCCTCATGGAACACCGTGGCCGGGATGCCTGAACGCACGCGCAAGGCGTCTTCCAGGTCCATGGCGGTCTCGGCGTGGGCGCAGATCACCAGCACTTTGGTGCGTTTGAGCATCTTCAGGGTGTCGATCAGCCACTCGACACGCGGGTCGAAGCGCCACCAGCGGTTCTCGTCGCCGTCTTCGGCCTGGGTCTGGAAGCTGACTTCCGGATACAGCTC comes from the Pseudomonas sp. StFLB209 genome and includes:
- a CDS encoding spinster family MFS transporter; translated protein: MNKPLSDVANQADNAWRILFLLFLANLFNFFDRAIPAIVAEPIRKEWSLSDFQVGLMGTAFTLVYAIAGLPLGRLADTGSRKTIMGVGLAVWSGLTAVNGMVSHFWSFVLVRMGVGIGEASYAPAANSLIGDLFPAQRRARAMGIFMLGLPLGLLLAFFTIGSMVKAFDSWRAPFFIAAVPGLILALFMFFIREPRRGAAESVVVSEAPIERPIRRLLSIATFRWLVLAGLAYNFATYACNSFMVPMLQRYFQVSLQEAAVATGVIVGVTGLIGLTLGGVVADKLHERSLNGRLLFAAFSMLVATLATAYALHAGLVAISLFVAVFSLGWLFAYNFYTCVYPAIQDVVEPRLRATAMAVFFAGLYLLGGGLGPVVVGLLSDHFAQQAMLAAGAGEMTEVFKAVGLHGAMYLIPVALLATLIFLLLATGSFGRDAEAMKVRMQAGL
- the rapA gene encoding RNA polymerase-associated protein RapA — translated: MAQQYQPGQRWISDSEAELGLGTVLAQDGRLLTVLYPATGETRQYALRNAPLTRVRFSPGDVITHFENWKMTVREVDDVDGLLVYHGFNSQNELVTLPETQLSNFIQFRLATDRLFAGQIDPLAWFSLRYNTLEHTSRQLQSSLWGLGGVRAQPIAHQLHIAREVADRIAPRVLLADEVGLGKTIEAGLVIHRQLLSGRASRVLILVPENLQHQWLVEMRRRFNLQVALFDSERFIESDAGNPFEDTQLALVALEWLVEDEKAQDALFAAGWDLMVVDEAHHLVWHEDKASREYSLVEQLAEVIPGVLLLTATPEQLGQDSHFARLRLLDPHRFHDLAAFRTESEHYRPVAEAVQQLLDQGKLSAPATQTIQGLLGAEGETLISAVNKGDEEAKARLVRELLDRHGTGRVLFRNTRAAVQGFPQRQLHPYPLRNPVEYMELPLGEHAELYPEVSFQTQAEDGDENRWWRFDPRVEWLIDTLKMLKRTKVLVICAHAETAMDLEDALRVRSGIPATVFHEGMNILERDRAAAYFADEEFGAQVLICSEIGSEGRNFQFAHHLVLFDLPSHPDLLEQRIGRLDRIGQKHTIELHVPYLETSPQARLFQWYHEALNAFLNTCPTGNALQHQFGPRLLAQLEGGDDDQWQALIDEARTERERLEGELHSGRDRLLELNSGGAGEGEALVEAILEQDDQFTLPIYMETLFNAFGIDSEDHSENALILRPSEKMLDASFPLGDDEGVTITYDRNQALSREDMQFITWEHPMVQGGMDLVLSGSMGNTAVALIKNKALKPGTVLLELIYVSEVVAPRALQLGRYLPPAALRCLLDGNGNDLSGRVSFNTLNDQLESVPKASANKFIQAQRDVLTPKINSGEAKVAPRHAERVAEAQRRLAADTDEELARLTALRAVNPTVRESELEALRDLREKGLAMLDKAALRLESIRVLVAG